From the Aquitalea magnusonii genome, one window contains:
- the mraZ gene encoding division/cell wall cluster transcriptional repressor MraZ, which translates to MIGGVSIVSLDSKGRLAIPARHRETLLSAFGHKLVVTLESPDHLLIYPEPNWRPVEARLLALPTGNPTLKRYQRLVLGHAETLEMDSAGRILLPSRLRDLVGLDKDVALVGMGNRFELWNAEEWDSQTNDALAIDQADLAQHLGDFTL; encoded by the coding sequence ATGATTGGTGGAGTCAGCATTGTCTCTCTTGATAGCAAGGGTCGTTTGGCCATTCCGGCCAGACACCGTGAGACACTGCTGTCCGCGTTTGGCCACAAGCTGGTCGTTACCCTTGAGTCCCCCGACCATCTGCTGATTTACCCCGAACCCAACTGGCGTCCGGTCGAAGCCCGCCTTCTCGCCCTTCCCACCGGCAATCCCACGCTCAAACGCTACCAGCGCCTCGTGCTTGGCCACGCAGAAACGCTGGAAATGGACAGCGCCGGACGCATCCTGCTTCCCTCCCGCCTGCGCGACCTGGTCGGCCTCGACAAGGACGTGGCCCTGGTGGGCATGGGTAACCGCTTCGAGCTGTGGAATGCCGAGGAATGGGACAGCCAGACCAATGACGCCCTGGCGATAGACCAAGCCGACCTGGCACAACATCTTGGAGACTTTACGCTGTGA
- the gatA gene encoding Asp-tRNA(Asn)/Glu-tRNA(Gln) amidotransferase subunit GatA, whose protein sequence is MTNATLKQLSQQLAAGAVSSVELATQYLDRIEALNPQLNAFITVDRARTLADAAAADAARAAGNAGLLTGVPMVHKDIFCQQGWKTSCGSKMLDNFISPYNAHVVEQCNAAGLITLGRANMDEFAMGSSNENSYYGAVKNPWDLNAIPGGSSGGSAAAVAARLTPVATATDTGGSIRQPASHCGVTGIKPTYGVVSRYGMVAYASSLDQGGPIAQTAEDCALMLNVMAGFDERDSTSLERAREDYTRELNQPLAGLRVGLPREYFADGLDGDVAKVIEDAVAELKKQGAQVVDISLPNTELSIPAYYVIAPAEASTNLSRYDGVRYGHRAAEYKDLVDMYEKTRAEGFGAEVKRRILVGSYVLSHGYYDAYYLKAQKIRRLIANDFTAAFAQCDVILGPVAPTAAFNIGEKSGDPVQMYLSDIYTLSVNLAGLPGMSVPAGFDRQGRPVGLQIIGNYFGEAKMLNVAHQFQLATDWHCRMPNL, encoded by the coding sequence ATGACGAACGCCACCCTCAAGCAACTGTCGCAACAACTGGCGGCGGGTGCGGTGTCGAGCGTGGAATTGGCCACGCAATACCTCGACCGCATCGAGGCGCTGAACCCGCAGCTGAACGCCTTCATTACCGTGGACCGCGCCCGCACCCTGGCCGATGCCGCGGCGGCCGACGCTGCCCGTGCCGCGGGCAATGCCGGTCTGCTCACTGGTGTACCGATGGTACACAAGGACATCTTCTGCCAGCAGGGCTGGAAAACCAGTTGTGGCTCGAAGATGCTGGACAACTTCATCTCGCCCTATAACGCGCATGTGGTGGAGCAGTGCAATGCCGCTGGCCTGATCACGCTGGGCCGCGCCAATATGGACGAATTCGCCATGGGCTCGTCCAATGAAAACAGCTACTACGGTGCCGTGAAAAACCCGTGGGACCTGAACGCCATTCCCGGCGGCTCGTCCGGTGGTTCCGCCGCTGCTGTCGCTGCACGCCTGACGCCGGTGGCCACCGCCACCGACACCGGCGGCTCCATCCGTCAGCCGGCCAGCCATTGCGGCGTCACCGGCATCAAGCCCACTTATGGCGTGGTATCGCGTTACGGCATGGTGGCTTATGCCTCCTCGCTGGATCAGGGCGGCCCGATTGCCCAGACGGCAGAAGACTGCGCGCTGATGCTGAACGTGATGGCCGGTTTCGACGAGCGTGACTCCACCAGCCTGGAACGTGCCCGTGAAGACTACACCCGCGAGCTGAACCAGCCGCTGGCCGGTTTGCGCGTGGGTCTGCCGCGCGAGTACTTTGCCGACGGCCTGGATGGCGACGTGGCTAAGGTGATTGAAGACGCTGTGGCCGAGCTGAAAAAGCAGGGCGCACAGGTGGTGGACATCAGCCTGCCCAACACCGAGCTGTCCATCCCGGCCTACTACGTGATTGCCCCGGCCGAGGCCTCCACCAACCTGTCGCGTTACGATGGCGTGCGTTACGGCCACCGTGCGGCAGAGTACAAGGACCTGGTGGACATGTATGAGAAGACCCGCGCCGAAGGTTTTGGCGCCGAGGTCAAGCGCCGCATCCTGGTGGGCAGCTATGTGCTGTCGCACGGCTATTACGATGCCTACTACCTGAAGGCACAAAAGATCCGCCGCCTGATTGCCAATGACTTCACCGCCGCGTTCGCGCAGTGCGACGTGATCCTGGGGCCGGTGGCGCCGACTGCCGCCTTCAATATCGGCGAGAAATCCGGCGATCCGGTGCAGATGTACCTGTCGGACATCTACACCCTGTCGGTCAACCTGGCCGGCCTGCCCGGCATGAGCGTGCCCGCCGGTTTCGACCGCCAGGGCCGCCCGGTGGGTTTGCAGATCATCGGCAATTATTTTGGCGAAGCAAAAATGCTGAATGTGGCGCACCAGTTCCAGTTGGCTACCGACTGGCATTGCCGTATGCCTAATCTCTAA
- a CDS encoding peptidoglycan D,D-transpeptidase FtsI family protein translates to MRTSYSAHQRERIADASPALKMTAGRVRFVLLMLGMLFLALIGRAIYLQVVQQDFLQGQGEARFRRAMTLEANRGVITDRNGEPLAISSPVQTIWASPADMEPVPPAKLRDLGKLLDISPEELATKLSDHKKEFVYIKRQISPELADKVMALGIPGIAKQQEYRRFYPAGEIISHIIGFTGVDGKGQEGVELAREKMLAGKDGRRVVIKDRRGHIIEDVAAIEPPKDGQTLALAVDHRIQYLAYREIKAAVEENKAKAGSVVVLDAKSGELLALANYPSFNPNNRVGTTPEMLRNRAVIDLFEPGSTMKPLSISLALEHGKATVNTVLDTHSYMIGPATIRDVSAQPSLNILGIIQKSSNVGTSKLALLSSPQDFWTYYDALGFGRPPNTGFPGEAAGRLRDWKNWRPIEQATMSFGYGVSVSLLQMARAYTIFTNDGVMLPISLYKTNNPMPGKRVLSEKTAHEMHDLLVANSEPGGGAVGGRIIGYSIGGKSGTARKLEGRTYVANKHRALFIGFAPGKNPKLIVAVMIDEPTAGKYYGGAISAPVFSQVAGGALRVLNVQPDEPSNNSLLPDSTPVPADF, encoded by the coding sequence ATGCGCACCAGCTACTCCGCCCACCAGCGTGAACGCATCGCCGATGCCAGCCCTGCCCTGAAAATGACGGCAGGGCGTGTGCGTTTTGTATTGCTGATGCTGGGCATGCTGTTTCTGGCGCTGATTGGCCGGGCCATTTATCTGCAAGTGGTGCAGCAGGACTTCCTGCAAGGCCAGGGCGAGGCACGTTTCCGCCGCGCGATGACGCTGGAAGCCAATCGCGGGGTGATTACCGATCGTAACGGCGAACCGCTGGCCATCAGCTCGCCGGTACAAACCATCTGGGCCAGCCCGGCCGACATGGAGCCGGTGCCACCGGCCAAGCTGCGTGATCTGGGCAAGCTGCTGGACATCAGCCCGGAAGAACTGGCCACCAAGCTGTCCGATCACAAGAAGGAATTTGTCTACATCAAGCGCCAGATCAGCCCGGAGCTGGCGGACAAGGTGATGGCGCTGGGCATTCCCGGCATTGCCAAGCAGCAGGAATACCGCCGTTTCTACCCGGCTGGCGAAATCATCTCCCACATCATCGGTTTTACCGGGGTGGATGGCAAAGGCCAGGAAGGGGTGGAGCTGGCGCGCGAAAAAATGCTGGCTGGCAAGGATGGTCGCCGCGTGGTGATCAAGGATCGCCGTGGCCACATCATCGAGGATGTCGCCGCCATTGAACCGCCCAAGGATGGCCAGACCCTGGCCCTGGCGGTGGATCATCGCATCCAGTATCTGGCGTATCGCGAAATCAAGGCGGCGGTGGAAGAGAACAAGGCCAAGGCCGGCAGCGTGGTGGTGCTGGATGCCAAGTCCGGCGAGTTGCTGGCATTGGCCAACTATCCCTCGTTCAATCCCAACAACCGGGTGGGCACCACACCGGAAATGCTGCGCAACCGTGCGGTGATCGACCTGTTCGAGCCCGGTTCCACCATGAAGCCGCTGTCCATCTCGCTGGCGCTGGAACATGGCAAGGCCACGGTCAATACCGTACTGGATACCCATAGCTACATGATTGGCCCGGCCACCATCCGCGATGTATCGGCCCAGCCCAGCCTCAACATCCTGGGCATCATCCAGAAGTCGTCCAACGTCGGCACCAGCAAGCTGGCGCTGTTGAGCAGCCCGCAGGATTTCTGGACTTACTACGATGCGCTGGGCTTTGGCCGTCCGCCTAATACCGGCTTCCCCGGCGAGGCGGCAGGCCGCCTGCGCGACTGGAAAAACTGGCGGCCCATCGAACAGGCCACCATGTCTTTCGGCTATGGCGTGTCGGTAAGCCTGCTCCAGATGGCGCGGGCTTACACCATTTTTACCAATGACGGCGTGATGCTGCCCATCTCGCTGTACAAGACCAATAACCCGATGCCGGGCAAGCGGGTGCTGAGCGAGAAAACCGCCCACGAAATGCACGACCTGCTGGTGGCCAACAGCGAACCGGGCGGCGGTGCCGTCGGTGGCCGCATCATCGGTTACAGCATCGGTGGCAAGAGCGGTACCGCGCGCAAGCTGGAAGGCCGCACCTATGTGGCCAACAAGCACCGCGCGCTGTTCATCGGCTTTGCCCCGGGCAAGAACCCCAAACTGATTGTGGCCGTGATGATTGACGAACCCACGGCTGGCAAATACTACGGCGGTGCCATTTCCGCACCGGTGTTTTCCCAGGTGGCTGGCGGCGCGCTGCGCGTGCTGAATGTGCAGCCGGACGAGCCGTCCAACAACAGCTTGCTGCCGGATTCCACCCCGGTCCCTGCGGATTTTTGA
- the gatB gene encoding Asp-tRNA(Asn)/Glu-tRNA(Gln) amidotransferase subunit GatB: MKWEVVIGLEVHVQLNTATKIFSGTSTAFGAEPNTQASAVELAFPGVLPVMNKAVVEKAIRLGLALGSKINQKNVFARKNYFYPDLPKGYQISQMELPIVEGGVLPILVGEEEKLVKLTRAHMEEDAGKSLHEDFSGMTGIDLNRAGTPLLEVVSEPDMRSPEEAVAYARALHSLVMWLGICDGNMQEGSFRVDANVSVRPFGQQEFGTRREIKNLNSFRFLEQAIKYEIQWQIDTLEDGGRVEQATVLFDPDSGETRMMRSKEDAHDYRYFPDPDLLPVRISDEQIARIRSEMPELPSAMKARFVEAFGVSAYDAALLTGSRATAEYFEAVAQGSGQGKLAANWVNGEIAARLNREGKDIGDCPISAERLTGLIQRIADNTLSSKLAKQVFDALWDSDLSADAIIERDGLKQVSDVGAIEKMVEEAIAANPKAVEEFRAGKEKALNALAGQVMKASKGKANPAQVQEILKQKLA, translated from the coding sequence ATGAAATGGGAAGTCGTCATCGGTCTTGAGGTGCATGTGCAGCTCAACACCGCTACCAAGATTTTTTCCGGCACCAGCACCGCCTTTGGTGCCGAGCCGAACACCCAGGCCTCGGCCGTGGAACTGGCCTTTCCCGGCGTGCTGCCGGTGATGAACAAGGCCGTGGTGGAAAAAGCCATCCGCCTGGGCCTGGCACTGGGCTCGAAAATCAACCAGAAGAACGTATTTGCGCGCAAAAACTACTTCTACCCCGACCTGCCCAAGGGCTACCAGATCAGCCAGATGGAGCTGCCTATCGTCGAAGGCGGCGTATTGCCGATTCTGGTGGGCGAGGAAGAAAAGCTGGTCAAGCTGACCCGTGCCCACATGGAAGAAGATGCCGGCAAATCGCTGCATGAAGACTTCAGCGGCATGACCGGCATCGACCTCAACCGCGCCGGCACCCCGCTCTTGGAAGTGGTGTCCGAGCCGGACATGCGCTCACCGGAAGAAGCCGTGGCCTATGCCCGCGCCCTGCACAGTCTGGTGATGTGGCTGGGTATTTGCGACGGCAACATGCAGGAAGGCAGCTTCCGCGTGGATGCCAACGTTTCGGTGCGCCCGTTCGGCCAGCAGGAATTCGGCACCCGCCGTGAAATCAAGAACCTGAACTCCTTCCGCTTCCTGGAGCAGGCCATCAAGTATGAAATCCAGTGGCAGATCGACACCCTGGAAGATGGCGGCCGCGTGGAACAGGCAACCGTGCTGTTCGACCCGGACAGCGGCGAAACCCGCATGATGCGCAGCAAGGAAGACGCGCACGACTACCGCTACTTCCCCGATCCGGACTTGCTGCCGGTACGCATCAGCGACGAGCAGATCGCCCGCATCCGCAGCGAAATGCCGGAACTGCCCAGCGCCATGAAGGCCCGCTTTGTCGAAGCCTTCGGCGTGTCGGCCTACGACGCGGCCCTGCTGACCGGCAGCCGTGCCACGGCGGAATATTTCGAAGCCGTTGCTCAGGGCTCCGGCCAGGGCAAGCTGGCCGCCAACTGGGTGAACGGTGAAATCGCCGCCCGTCTGAACCGCGAAGGCAAGGATATTGGCGACTGCCCGATTTCCGCCGAACGCCTGACCGGCCTGATCCAGCGCATTGCCGACAACACCCTGTCCAGCAAGCTGGCCAAGCAAGTGTTCGATGCCTTGTGGGATAGTGATCTGTCTGCCGATGCCATCATCGAGCGTGACGGCCTGAAACAGGTGTCCGACGTGGGGGCCATCGAGAAAATGGTGGAAGAAGCCATTGCCGCCAACCCCAAGGCGGTGGAGGAGTTCCGCGCAGGCAAGGAAAAGGCACTGAATGCCTTGGCCGGTCAGGTGATGAAAGCTTCCAAGGGCAAGGCCAACCCGGCACAGGTGCAGGAAATCCTGAAGCAGAAGCTGGCTTGA
- the mraY gene encoding phospho-N-acetylmuramoyl-pentapeptide-transferase yields the protein MLLWLADLLGSHIRTFNVVYYVTLRAVMAALTSLTISLLMGPWVIRKLTELKVGQAVRNDGPQSHLVKAGTPTMGGSLIMLSITITTLLWADLSNKYVWLLLAVMLGTGALGFYDDWRKVVYKDPKGVSAKFKMVWQSTIAIAAGIFLIATAKLPASTEFIVPFFKTVAYPLGVVGFCVLTYLVIVGTSNAVNLTDGLDGLAALPVVMVASGLSIFAYVAGHVVFSKYLGLPFIPGAHEVVVFCAAICGACLGFLWFNAYPAQVFMGDVGALALGAALGTVAVIVRQEIVLFIMGGLFVMEALSVMIQVASFKLTGKRVFRMAPLHHHYELKGWKETQVVVRFWIVTMMLVLAGLASLKLR from the coding sequence GTGCTGCTCTGGCTAGCCGATCTGCTGGGTTCTCATATCCGGACTTTCAACGTTGTCTACTACGTCACCCTGCGTGCGGTGATGGCGGCGCTTACCTCGCTGACCATCTCGCTGCTGATGGGGCCGTGGGTGATTCGCAAACTGACCGAGCTGAAAGTCGGCCAGGCCGTGCGTAACGACGGTCCGCAAAGCCATCTGGTCAAGGCCGGTACGCCCACCATGGGTGGTTCGCTGATCATGCTGTCCATCACCATCACCACGTTGCTGTGGGCGGATCTGTCCAACAAATACGTCTGGCTGCTGCTGGCGGTGATGCTGGGTACCGGCGCGCTGGGCTTTTACGACGACTGGCGCAAGGTGGTGTACAAGGACCCGAAAGGCGTGTCGGCCAAATTCAAGATGGTATGGCAATCCACCATCGCCATTGCCGCGGGCATCTTCCTGATTGCCACTGCCAAGCTGCCGGCCTCCACCGAGTTCATCGTGCCCTTCTTCAAGACCGTGGCCTATCCGCTGGGCGTGGTGGGCTTCTGCGTGCTGACCTATCTGGTGATTGTAGGCACCTCCAATGCGGTCAACCTGACCGACGGTCTGGATGGTCTGGCGGCGTTGCCGGTGGTGATGGTGGCTTCCGGCCTGTCCATCTTCGCTTACGTGGCTGGCCACGTGGTGTTTTCCAAATATCTGGGCCTGCCCTTCATTCCCGGCGCGCATGAAGTCGTGGTGTTCTGTGCCGCCATCTGCGGGGCCTGCCTAGGCTTCTTGTGGTTCAACGCCTATCCGGCGCAGGTGTTCATGGGCGATGTCGGCGCACTGGCGCTGGGCGCGGCACTGGGCACCGTGGCGGTGATCGTGCGTCAGGAAATCGTGCTGTTCATCATGGGCGGTCTGTTCGTGATGGAAGCACTGTCGGTGATGATCCAGGTGGCTTCGTTCAAGCTAACCGGCAAGCGCGTGTTCCGCATGGCACCGCTGCATCACCACTACGAATTGAAGGGCTGGAAGGAAACCCAGGTGGTGGTGCGCTTCTGGATTGTCACCATGATGCTGGTGCTGGCTGGCCTGGCTTCGTTGAAATTGCGTTAA
- a CDS encoding UDP-N-acetylmuramoyl-tripeptide--D-alanyl-D-alanine ligase, with product MMTLQQAAQWAVGTLSGAGRQVRLTRVVTDSRAVQPGDLFVALKGERFDAHDFVADVLARGAAAALVAEDFALDNASLIKVDDTRLALGRLAAGWAGALPALRVGITGSNGKTTVKEMLSAILKAHAGEQAVHATAGNFNNDIGLPLTLLGLTAAHRYAVLEMGMNHHGELTYLSKMARPQVALVNNAMRAHLGHFADTADIARAKAEIFCGLQADGVAIVNADDANIALFRAAAGAHRICSFGLQQIADIRARDISLQALDSQFILCSPQGEQAISLPAPGEHNVRNALAAAAMALALDVPLAAIAAGLAVFGNAKGRLQQKTGRHGGVLIDDSYNANPDSMKAGIDVLAGLPAPHCFVMGDIGELGDTAPQLHREVGEHARQRGIAQLVTLGELSRHAAAAFGDGAHSFDDFAALASWLDANLQAGASVLVKGSRFMRMERVVEHLTTAKQQEEGV from the coding sequence ATGATGACCTTGCAGCAGGCCGCGCAATGGGCAGTTGGCACCCTATCGGGCGCAGGCAGGCAAGTCCGTCTTACCCGCGTGGTGACTGACAGCCGTGCGGTGCAGCCGGGCGATTTGTTTGTCGCGCTCAAGGGCGAACGCTTTGATGCGCACGACTTTGTAGCCGACGTGCTGGCGCGCGGTGCCGCCGCTGCGCTGGTGGCCGAGGATTTTGCGCTGGACAACGCCAGTCTGATCAAGGTGGACGACACCCGGCTGGCGCTGGGCCGTCTGGCTGCTGGCTGGGCTGGCGCACTGCCTGCGCTGCGCGTGGGCATTACCGGTTCCAACGGCAAGACCACGGTCAAGGAAATGCTCAGCGCCATTCTCAAGGCCCATGCCGGAGAGCAGGCGGTGCATGCCACCGCCGGTAACTTCAACAACGACATCGGCCTGCCGCTGACCTTGCTGGGGCTGACTGCCGCCCATCGCTATGCGGTGCTGGAAATGGGCATGAACCACCACGGCGAGCTGACTTATCTGAGCAAGATGGCCCGGCCGCAAGTGGCACTGGTCAACAATGCCATGCGTGCCCACCTGGGCCATTTTGCCGATACCGCCGACATCGCCCGTGCCAAGGCGGAAATCTTCTGCGGCCTGCAGGCGGATGGTGTGGCCATCGTCAATGCCGATGACGCCAATATCGCGCTGTTCCGTGCCGCCGCCGGTGCGCATCGCATCTGCAGTTTCGGCCTGCAGCAGATAGCAGACATCCGCGCGCGTGACATCAGCCTGCAGGCGCTCGATAGCCAGTTCATCCTGTGCAGCCCGCAAGGCGAGCAGGCCATCAGCCTGCCGGCACCGGGCGAACACAATGTGCGCAATGCGCTGGCCGCTGCGGCCATGGCGCTGGCACTGGATGTGCCGCTGGCCGCCATCGCTGCCGGTCTGGCGGTGTTCGGCAATGCCAAGGGCCGTCTGCAACAGAAAACCGGTCGTCACGGCGGTGTGCTGATTGATGACAGCTACAACGCCAATCCGGATTCGATGAAAGCCGGTATCGACGTGCTGGCCGGCCTGCCGGCACCGCATTGCTTTGTGATGGGTGATATCGGCGAGCTGGGAGATACCGCGCCGCAACTGCACCGCGAGGTGGGTGAGCATGCCCGCCAGCGCGGTATTGCGCAGTTGGTGACGTTGGGCGAACTCAGCCGTCACGCCGCCGCCGCCTTTGGTGACGGCGCACACAGTTTTGATGATTTCGCGGCGCTGGCCAGCTGGCTGGACGCCAATTTGCAAGCGGGAGCTTCCGTGCTGGTGAAAGGCTCGCGCTTCATGCGTATGGAACGGGTGGTGGAACACCTGACGACCGCAAAACAACAAGAAGAGGGAGTGTAA
- the rsmH gene encoding 16S rRNA (cytosine(1402)-N(4))-methyltransferase RsmH, giving the protein MNPTPFVHRTVLLAEAVEALAIKPDGVYVDCTFGRGGHSRLILSRLGPTGRLIAFDKDPEAIAEAERLAAEDSRFTIVHNGFETLGQELARLGVATVNGVLMDLGVSSPQIDDGRRGFSFRFDAPLDMRMDTTRGITAAQWLASAEEDEIKEVIKTYGEERFARKIAAAIVAQRELAPIQTTRELALLVGQNVRTREPGQDPATRTFQAIRIFVNRELDELKAVLPQAARHLAEDGRLAIISFHSLEDRIVKQYLRDASSVEKLPSWVMVRAEDMARPPLETVGKPVRASEEEVRDNARSRSAIMRIAQRTAAPWREGDA; this is encoded by the coding sequence GTGAACCCCACCCCGTTCGTGCATCGCACGGTGCTGCTTGCCGAGGCTGTCGAAGCACTCGCCATCAAGCCTGATGGCGTGTACGTCGATTGCACCTTTGGCCGAGGTGGTCATAGCCGCTTGATCCTGTCACGGCTGGGCCCCACGGGCCGGCTGATTGCCTTTGACAAGGATCCGGAAGCCATCGCCGAAGCCGAACGGCTGGCGGCAGAAGACAGCCGTTTCACCATTGTCCACAACGGTTTCGAGACCCTGGGTCAGGAACTGGCCCGCCTGGGTGTGGCCACGGTGAATGGTGTATTGATGGATCTGGGCGTGTCCTCGCCACAGATTGACGATGGCCGTCGCGGATTCAGCTTCCGCTTTGACGCGCCGCTGGACATGCGCATGGACACCACCCGCGGCATTACCGCCGCCCAGTGGCTGGCCAGTGCGGAAGAAGACGAAATCAAAGAGGTCATCAAGACTTATGGTGAAGAGCGGTTTGCTCGCAAGATCGCAGCAGCCATTGTTGCGCAACGGGAGCTCGCTCCCATCCAGACCACGCGTGAGCTCGCCTTGCTCGTTGGGCAAAACGTCCGTACTCGGGAACCGGGTCAGGACCCAGCCACGCGTACCTTCCAGGCGATCCGGATCTTTGTGAACCGCGAGCTGGACGAGCTGAAAGCGGTGCTGCCGCAGGCGGCGCGTCATCTGGCGGAAGATGGCCGTCTGGCCATCATCAGCTTTCATTCACTGGAAGACCGTATCGTCAAACAATACCTGCGTGATGCCAGCAGTGTGGAAAAACTGCCCAGTTGGGTGATGGTGCGTGCCGAAGACATGGCCCGCCCGCCGCTGGAAACCGTTGGCAAACCGGTGCGTGCCTCGGAAGAGGAAGTGCGTGACAACGCCCGTTCGCGCAGCGCCATCATGCGTATTGCCCAGCGTACCGCCGCACCGTGGCGTGAGGGGGATGCATGA
- a CDS encoding UDP-N-acetylmuramoyl-L-alanyl-D-glutamate--2,6-diaminopimelate ligase has product MKSRLTSLPDWDPAQLNLLGFPIKRVEADSRRVLPGDVFLACHGEYADGRDFIPAALEKGAAAVLWDAADGFCWNPDWQLPNLPVPALRERAGMVAAHVYGQPSQAMTVIGITGTNGKTSISHWLAQAFSLLGQKAALIGTVGNGFYGELTQTTHTTPDPVTVQQKLAEYRRQGAHVVTMEVSSHGLDQARVNGVSFATAVFTNLTRDHLDYHGSMEAYGGAKAKLFHWEGLKHAVINVDDPFGRQLVQDIDASQTQVVSYGLTQGDVRPLSLTANLDGLQLRVATPWGEVEVRTGLVGRFNASNLLACLATLCVNGISLTDAAAVMARIQPARGRMQSIGGSHEPLVVIDYAHTPDALEKALATLADIRPAGSKLYCVFGCGGDRDPGKRPMMGEIAQRIADVAVVTSDNPRTENPQTIIEHILAGMSQPGHVDADRAAAIHWAVSQAQAGDIVLIAGKGHEEYQDIGGVKHPFSDFRIAEEALTAWGDKA; this is encoded by the coding sequence ATGAAAAGTCGCCTGACAAGCTTGCCGGACTGGGATCCGGCACAACTGAACCTGCTGGGCTTCCCCATCAAACGGGTAGAAGCTGACAGCCGCCGCGTACTGCCCGGCGATGTCTTCCTGGCCTGCCATGGCGAATATGCCGATGGCCGCGACTTCATCCCTGCCGCGCTGGAAAAAGGTGCGGCGGCGGTGCTGTGGGATGCTGCCGACGGTTTTTGCTGGAACCCCGACTGGCAACTGCCCAACCTGCCTGTCCCGGCGCTGCGCGAGCGTGCCGGCATGGTGGCGGCACACGTCTATGGCCAGCCCAGCCAGGCGATGACCGTAATCGGCATTACCGGCACCAATGGCAAGACTTCCATCTCGCACTGGCTGGCGCAGGCGTTTTCGTTGCTGGGGCAGAAAGCCGCCTTGATCGGCACCGTGGGCAATGGTTTTTATGGCGAACTGACCCAAACCACGCACACCACGCCAGACCCGGTTACCGTACAGCAAAAGCTGGCCGAATACCGTCGTCAGGGTGCGCATGTGGTGACCATGGAAGTATCCAGCCACGGTCTGGACCAGGCGCGGGTGAACGGCGTGAGTTTTGCCACCGCGGTATTCACCAACCTGACCCGCGATCATCTGGATTACCACGGCAGCATGGAAGCCTATGGTGGGGCCAAGGCCAAGCTGTTTCACTGGGAAGGCCTCAAGCATGCGGTCATCAATGTGGATGACCCGTTTGGCCGCCAACTGGTGCAGGACATCGATGCCAGCCAGACCCAGGTGGTGAGCTATGGCCTGACCCAGGGCGATGTGCGCCCGCTCAGCCTGACGGCCAATCTGGATGGCCTGCAATTGCGGGTTGCCACGCCGTGGGGCGAGGTGGAGGTGCGTACCGGTCTGGTGGGCCGTTTCAATGCCAGCAATCTTTTGGCCTGTCTGGCCACCTTGTGCGTCAACGGCATCAGCCTGACTGATGCCGCCGCCGTGATGGCGCGCATCCAGCCGGCGCGTGGCCGTATGCAAAGCATTGGCGGCAGCCACGAACCGCTGGTGGTGATTGACTACGCCCATACCCCGGATGCGCTGGAAAAGGCACTGGCCACGCTGGCCGACATCCGTCCGGCAGGCAGCAAGCTGTATTGCGTGTTCGGCTGCGGCGGCGACCGCGATCCGGGCAAGCGCCCGATGATGGGCGAAATCGCCCAGCGCATTGCCGATGTGGCAGTGGTGACCAGCGACAATCCGCGCACCGAAAACCCGCAAACCATCATCGAGCACATTCTGGCCGGCATGAGCCAGCCCGGCCATGTGGATGCCGACCGTGCCGCCGCCATTCACTGGGCGGTGAGCCAGGCGCAGGCGGGCGACATCGTGCTGATCGCCGGCAAGGGTCACGAGGAATACCAGGACATCGGCGGGGTCAAGCACCCGTTCTCCGATTTCCGCATTGCCGAAGAAGCGCTGACGGCCTGGGGAGACAAGGCATGA
- the ftsL gene encoding cell division protein FtsL, producing the protein MNRLCAILLVLVVVSAWSVVTSQHVSRRLYSDLQKEQKSAQQLEVEYGQLQLEQSTWGAHAVIEKAAGTRLGMHTPDPRQIQVISPRGGA; encoded by the coding sequence ATGAACCGTCTGTGCGCGATTCTTCTGGTGCTTGTGGTGGTGTCCGCCTGGTCGGTGGTCACCTCGCAGCACGTATCGCGCAGGCTGTACAGCGACCTGCAGAAAGAGCAGAAGTCCGCTCAGCAGCTGGAAGTGGAATACGGTCAATTACAGCTGGAGCAAAGCACCTGGGGAGCGCATGCGGTGATTGAAAAGGCCGCCGGCACCCGCCTGGGCATGCACACGCCAGACCCGCGTCAGATTCAGGTGATTTCACCGCGGGGAGGTGCCTGA